CGAAGATTTGATTGCAGATTTGAAACGGCAGGGTGCGAAGATTAATGCGTGGGGTGTAGGAACTCATTTGATAACTTCGTATGATTGCCCCGCTTTGAATGGTGTTTATAAACTGGTAGCCGTATATCGGGATGGGGGATGGGAATCGCGGATTAAAATCACAGGGAATATTGAAAAAAGCACAGACCCCGGTCGAAAAGTTCCTGTGCGATATTACACAGAAGGTGGAAATCTATTAGGGGATGTTATGTATCTGGAAGGAGAGGAATATCCTGAGAAAGGGAGTATTCCAACGCGTTCCCGATTGTTTCCCCATATCCCCCAAAAATTAGAAGGGGCTGGATATGCCAAACCTTTGTTAAAAGAAGTATTCAGTGATGGGGAGATTAAAATACCGTTAGAGACGGTACAAGATATTCGAGAACGAGTTCGAGAGCAGGTATTTTCACTTTCGGAAGAATATAAACGGCTTCGTAATCCGGAAGTGTATCGTATATTTTTATCCCCTCGTTTGGGAGAATTAAAAAATCAGATATGGCAAAACCCGGAAGCGGGAATTGTATTTCATTAGGAGATGAACAATGAGACTTGTTAAAGTTGGAACTTCTTCGGTTTCAGTAAAAGTTGGAGATTTTCAAAGAAATACAGAAAATTTATGTGAGGTTATTGATACTGCCAGAAAAGAAAATGTGCATTTGTTAGTGACCCCCGAATTAGCTATCAGTGGTTATAGTTTGGAAGACCGATTATTTTGGGATGATATAGTTGAACATAGTTGGGCTTCATTATTAAAGATTGCAGAACATACAGAAGGGATTGGTGTTTTTGTTGGACTTCCTGTCCAAAAAGAATCGTATTTGTTTAATGCGACTGCCTTTGTCTGTAATCGGAAAATACACGGATTAATTTTGAAAAAATATTTGCCTACTTATCAGGTGTTTTATGAAGGTAGGTATTGGTCTTCGTGGGCAGGAGGGACTACGGAAATTCATGGGATACCAGCAGGCGATATTATTTTTGAATTACCTTATGGCTTGGTTTCTGCTGAAATTTGTGAGGATATATGGTCTTCTCATTCTCCCTCTGCAGACCGTGCTATACATGGGGCAGAGATAATTTGCAATTTGAGTGCATCTCCGTTTAGCCCGTTGAAAAACCAGTTGCGTAAGCAATTGGTACTAACCAATGCTATGCGAATTAAGGTTGTTTATATTTATTCCAATCTATTAGGATGTGATAATAGTCGGCTTATTTTTGATGGAGGAGGGATTATTGCTACTCCGGAGGGTTCTATCGTTACGGGTCCGATATTGTCCAATAGACGATGGACGCTTACTACAACAGTAGTGAATTTAGATGAGGTAACACGAATACGAAAAGAAAATTCTACATGGAAAACAGAGGCTTTACAGTCGGAGAGAGAAAACATAACGAAAAGAGTTGTTGTGGATTGTCCTCAGTTTATACCATCTCCATTGAAAGAGTGGGTGAATACATTACCTAAAAGTTTTTATATACCTGAAACAAAGTCAGCGGAAAATATTCAAATAGAGAATAATTATTTTGAGCAATTGTTTTCGGCATTGTCGTTGGGGCTTAGGGATTATTTTGAGAAAGTGGGTGTATTTGATAGGTTTTTGGTGGCTCTTTCTGGGGGAAGAGATAGTGCATTAAGTTTGCTGCTTGCGGTAGAAGCCGGGAAAAATTTGAAAGAGGGGAAATATCCGGATAAATATAGGGATAAAGTGTCATGTATTTATTTACCTCACAAAAGTTACAGTAGTTCAGATACAAGAAAAGCAGCAGAATTGTTAGCCCAGGAATTGGGAGTTTCCTTTCAGGTGGTAAGTATTCATGAAGAATCGGAAATAGCATATAAGAAAGCGGTTGAAATTGTGGGTGGAGAAGAAAATGTCAAAGCACTTACACGACAAAATTTACAGGCGCGAGTTCGTGGCGCTATGATGTTAAACTGGGCAAATAATGTGAATGGATTGTTGCTGGTTACCTCCAATTTGAGTGAGTCAGCAGTTGGTTATACAACAACGGGAGGTGATAATGAAGGAGGTTTTTCACCGATTGCCAATGTTCCGAAAACAGTTATTTCTGCATTGTTAGAATATCTTGCAGAGACGAGGAAAATTTGTGCTTTGGAAATGATATTAAAGATACCTCCGACAGCAGAATTAGCACCTAATCAGACGGATGAGGATGACCTGATGCCGTATAAAGTGCTGGATGAGTTAATTTTCCTTTTTGCGAAACAAAGGTTTTCTCTTGTGGATTGTTGGAAAATTTTATGTTTAAGATTTTCGGAATTTTCATCCAAACAACTGAAAAAGTGGACAGAAGATTTTGCGAAAAGG
This region of Candidatus Hydrogenedens sp. genomic DNA includes:
- the nadE gene encoding NAD(+) synthase, encoding MRLVKVGTSSVSVKVGDFQRNTENLCEVIDTARKENVHLLVTPELAISGYSLEDRLFWDDIVEHSWASLLKIAEHTEGIGVFVGLPVQKESYLFNATAFVCNRKIHGLILKKYLPTYQVFYEGRYWSSWAGGTTEIHGIPAGDIIFELPYGLVSAEICEDIWSSHSPSADRAIHGAEIICNLSASPFSPLKNQLRKQLVLTNAMRIKVVYIYSNLLGCDNSRLIFDGGGIIATPEGSIVTGPILSNRRWTLTTTVVNLDEVTRIRKENSTWKTEALQSERENITKRVVVDCPQFIPSPLKEWVNTLPKSFYIPETKSAENIQIENNYFEQLFSALSLGLRDYFEKVGVFDRFLVALSGGRDSALSLLLAVEAGKNLKEGKYPDKYRDKVSCIYLPHKSYSSSDTRKAAELLAQELGVSFQVVSIHEESEIAYKKAVEIVGGEENVKALTRQNLQARVRGAMMLNWANNVNGLLLVTSNLSESAVGYTTTGGDNEGGFSPIANVPKTVISALLEYLAETRKICALEMILKIPPTAELAPNQTDEDDLMPYKVLDELIFLFAKQRFSLVDCWKILCLRFSEFSSKQLKKWTEDFAKRFVANQWKRDQHPVSLKVLEPDFDPKTGFRFPVIQSIDEELEKLRKAKL